A genomic region of Silurus meridionalis isolate SWU-2019-XX chromosome 7, ASM1480568v1, whole genome shotgun sequence contains the following coding sequences:
- the gdf2 gene encoding growth/differentiation factor 2, translating into MQWEFWCSGDHGQAFRSYQEGKRYIRSELENNVGFRYFWLHLCLISIWFCDGKPITRATRRKDGKIDLEDALEDALEDALEDGLEERDSLESFSEPMKANFLKMLKLSGVPEEDRKVQPPPFMMELYNKYASDMSSVQRSVVIRSFVVQEVTVISENKSSHRLRFNVSIPRYEEVTVIQLRLFMLWRRNHSSCEDSLTSINVYNVVQTKKQETSHLLDRKDIRDTGHTWEDFDVTSAIQSWLYSQHGVGELEVEVKSQGCAAFQGEGYEIFLGLANATSPVLIAFSNDLEKRKLKAKNEVQEMMTHENKKFLWSTDAFEDETKHHQRTKRHAGKNYCRRTSLKVNFRDIGWDKWIVAPPEYDAYECKGVCSFPLTEDVTPSKHAIIQTLVNLSNPKKANKACCVPTKLDPLTVMYQENGIITVRHLYEEMKVAKCGCR; encoded by the exons AGCTAGAGAACAATGTGGGATTTCGTTATTTCTGGCTTCACCTATGCCTCATTTCGATTTGGTTCTGTGACGGGAAACCGATAACCCGAGCCACTCGGCGAAAAGACGGAAAGATCGATCTGGAGGACGCTCTGGAGGACGCTCTGGAGGACGCCCTAGAGGATGGCCTAGAGGAGCGAGACAGCTTGGAAAGCTTTTCGGAGCCTATGAAAGCAAACTTTCTGAAGATGCTGAAGCTGTCGGGGGTTCCTGAGGAAGACAGGAAAGTTCAACCTCCTCCATTTATGATGGAGCTGTACAACAAGTATGCCTCGGATATGTCCTCGGTTCAACGTTCGGTTGTCATACGCAGCTTTGTCGTACAAG AGGTGACCGTTATCAGTGAGAATAAATCTTCACACAGGCTCCGATTCAATGTCTCAATCCCCCGCTATGAGGAGGTCACCGTGATCCAACTCCGACTCTTCATGCTATGGCGAAGAAATCACTCATCCTGCGAAGACAGTCTGACTTCCATTAACGTTTATAACGtggtgcagacaaaaaaacaagaaacgtCGCATCTCCTGGACAGGAAGGACATCCGTGACACGGGGCACACATGGGAGGATTTTGATGTGACGAGTGCCATTCAGAGCTGGCTTTATTCGCAGCATGGAGTAGGCGAACTGGAAGTCGAGGTGAAGAGTCAAGGCTGTGCAGCCTTCCAAGGCGAAGGCTACGAGATCTTCCTGGGTTTGGCGAATGCCACCTCGCCTGTTTTAATCGCCTTTTCGAATGACCTTGAGAAACGCAAACTCAAAGCCAAAAACGAGGTGCAAGAGATGATGACTCACGAAAACAAGAAGTTTCTATGGAGCACGGACGCCTTCGAAGATGAGACAAAGCACCATCAAAGAACAAAGAGGCACGCTGGTAAGAACTACTGCCGGAGAACCTCCCTGAAAGTCAATTTTAGGGATATCGGATGGGATAAATGGATCGTCGCACCCCCCGAATACGATGCATACGAATGTAAAGGCGTGTGCAGCTTTCCTCTTACAGAAGATGTGACCCCTTCCAAGCATGCAATCATTCAAACTTTGGTCAACCTGAGCAACCCGAAAAAAGCCAACAAGGCGTGTTGTGTTCCGACAAAGCTGGACCCTTTAACCGTTATGTACCAAGAGAACGGCATTATCACCGTGAGGCATCTTTATGAGGAGATGAAAGTGGCG